The genomic region CGCGCGAGCGCTGGGCCTCGATGACGCCGGATGTCAACGCTGTTGACACTCGGGTGCCGCCACGTCGGCCATGCTCGGCGCCTGACAGGCTTCGACGTACTCGCGCCGCAGTCTGGTCACCACATCGGCGACGGTCGGGACGTCGTCGATGAGGTCGATCCCCTGCCCGGCCGACCACAGGTTCCTCCAGGGTTTGACACCCTCGGGCAGATGGGCGTGGGTCAGTCCCTTCCGTTGCGGCTTGGGAAGATTCGCCGGATCGAGGCCGACAGCCCGCATCGAGTCGGTCAGCCAGTTCGCGGCCACACCGGCGATGTCGGGTGTGTACATCAGGTCCGCCGCCGTACCGCGCACCAGCATGGCCTTGTACTCGTCGGCGGCCCGCGACTCCCGCGTCGCGATGAACCGGGTGCCCAGATACGCCAGGTCGGCGCCCAGGACTTCAGCCGCGCGGATCGCCGCACCGTTGCACACCGCGCCCGCCATCAGCACCACGCCGTCGAAGATGCTGCGGATCTTGGGGATCAGCACCAGGTGGCTGATGGTGCCCGAGTGTCCGCCGCCGCCGGCGCCGATACAGGTCAGGCCGTCCACTCCGGCGGCGATCGCCTTCTCGGCGAACCGGATCGTCGTCACGTCGTGAAAGATCATGCCGCCCCAGTCGTGCACCCGGCGGGCCAGTTCGGCGGGATCGCCCTGGGCCGAGATGATGATCTCCACGCCGTACCGCTCACACAGCGCCAGGTTGGCGGCGAGCTCCTCGGGATCGAACGCGGTCGCCAGGTTCACCGCCAGCGGTCCGATGCGGGCACCGGGATTCTCCGCGGCGTACATGTCGATCCGCCCTCGGATCTGACGCAGCCAGTCCTCGAAAGTCTGGATGCTGCGGGCATTCTGACGTGGCAGCGCCCCCACGATGCCCGCCGTGCAGGCGGCGGCGACCAACTCCGGACCGCTGACCAGAAACATCGGGGCGCACACCGCCGGCAGGGTGAGCCGGCTCCGAATGCTCTCGTGCAGTGCCATTTTCGTAAGGTATCGACGGTCGCGAGCGGTAACCAGGAGCCGGCGTGAAAATGAGGCTCCGGTTGCGCCACGGAATCAGACAGGAGACCGATGGCCCCGTCATCTGAATCGACGACCAACTCACGCACCGCGGAGCGTGACAGGCTGCTCACCGCGGCAATGCAGGTTCTTCAGCGCAGCGGCTGGTGGGGGTTCAAGGTGGAGAGCGTGCTGCGCCAGGCCGGCCTGTCCACCCGCAGCTTCTACCGCCACTTCGAGAAGAAGAGCGATCTGCTGCTGGCGTTGCTCGAACACGAACTCGGCGGGGCCGCAGTAAAACTCCGTCGCGTCACCGCCGCGGCCGACACCCCGTCGGACAAGGTCCGCGCCTACGTGGGCGCGGTGATCGACATGGCCTACCACGCCGATCTGGTCAAGCCCTCGTCGCTGTTCGCCTCGCACTGGCGCGAGCTGCTTCCGGAGTATCCGATGGCCATCGACCGGTGCACACAACGGATGCTCGCGCCGTTGGTCGAGGCGATCACCGAGGGTCAGGCCCGCGGCGAGTTCACCTCTGAGGATCCGGTCGCCGACGCCTGGGCGATCTTCTACCTCGCCTCGGGGCCGACCGCCGACCAGGCCGCACGCGCGGGCAAGGCGATCCCCCGGGCCGACCTCGAGCACTTCATCATGCCGTTCATCACCCGGGCGATCGGCCTGCGGTAGCTCAGATCCCGACGAGGGCCGCCAGCCTCTCCCGCTGCCAGGCCGGATCGCCGAAGAGCAGTTCGGAGGTCTTCGCGCGCTTGAAGTACAGGTGTGCGGGATGCTCCCAGGTGAATCCGATGCCGCCGTGAATCTGGATGTTCTCGGCCGCCACCCGGGTGTAGGCCGTCGAGCAGTGCGCCTTCGCCAGCGCCGCTGCGGCCAGCACGTCGGCGGCGGATGCACCGTCGAGCGCGCTCGCCGCGTAATAGGCCGCCGAGCGCGCCGATTCGACGGCGAGCAACATGTCCGCGCACTTGTGCTTGATGGCCTGGAAGCTGCCGATCGGCCTGCCGAACTGCACGCGCACCTTCGCATAGTCCACCGACATGTCCAGGCAGCGCTGCGCTCCGCCGACCTGTTCGGCCGACAGCAGGATCGCCGCGGTGGCCAGCGCCCGCTCGGTCACCTCGGCCGCCGTCGACTGCCCGGCCAGCGGCCGGGCCGCGGCGGCGGTGAACACGACGCGTGCCTGCGGGCGCGTCATGTCGAGCGTCTGCAGCGGCGTGGCCTCGGCGTGCGCAGCCTCCACC from Mycolicibacterium phlei harbors:
- a CDS encoding NAD(P)H-dependent flavin oxidoreductase; amino-acid sequence: MALHESIRSRLTLPAVCAPMFLVSGPELVAAACTAGIVGALPRQNARSIQTFEDWLRQIRGRIDMYAAENPGARIGPLAVNLATAFDPEELAANLALCERYGVEIIISAQGDPAELARRVHDWGGMIFHDVTTIRFAEKAIAAGVDGLTCIGAGGGGHSGTISHLVLIPKIRSIFDGVVLMAGAVCNGAAIRAAEVLGADLAYLGTRFIATRESRAADEYKAMLVRGTAADLMYTPDIAGVAANWLTDSMRAVGLDPANLPKPQRKGLTHAHLPEGVKPWRNLWSAGQGIDLIDDVPTVADVVTRLRREYVEACQAPSMADVAAPECQQR
- a CDS encoding TetR/AcrR family transcriptional regulator, which translates into the protein MQVLQRSGWWGFKVESVLRQAGLSTRSFYRHFEKKSDLLLALLEHELGGAAVKLRRVTAAADTPSDKVRAYVGAVIDMAYHADLVKPSSLFASHWRELLPEYPMAIDRCTQRMLAPLVEAITEGQARGEFTSEDPVADAWAIFYLASGPTADQAARAGKAIPRADLEHFIMPFITRAIGLR
- a CDS encoding acyl-CoA dehydrogenase family protein, with the protein product MTFTLTDEQRELAATVAEFLAKTSPEQQVRRLMECGGAADPAAWSQMTTQLGLTGLIVPERYGGGGFGFLDFALVAEQAGAALVVAPLLSTVTAAAVLMLSTDEDLKAEYLPSLASGQRVATLALAEATGSWDPASVRTTVASGPDGPRVTGEKMYVVDGQFADVFVVSARADDGSIGLYAVEAAHAEATPLQTLDMTRPQARVVFTAAAARPLAGQSTAAEVTERALATAAILLSAEQVGGAQRCLDMSVDYAKVRVQFGRPIGSFQAIKHKCADMLLAVESARSAAYYAASALDGASAADVLAAAALAKAHCSTAYTRVAAENIQIHGGIGFTWEHPAHLYFKRAKTSELLFGDPAWQRERLAALVGI